The genomic segment GATCTGGTGGAAACTTCATAAAATAGCCCTACCTGATTACTtattatcccttgcgcaaatagcctacagcggTGTCTGTCCGGAGCTCACTGGCTCATGAAACTCTGAGggtccagaatattttatacaatgttgcatgTTTGTTAGGGCAAGCTTTGGGCTGGACCaagttgatagttgatacaatgtttcaagttccttgcagacaggccatgcgtagtCATTGTGatttatatttattataatattttctacctgcaggctgcaatgtttttattcgTTGGCGTTATGTatgctatttttacatagttggcaatggcaatagaagttacttttagatttgtataatttccatttagatatatatattttttaatcacatgacaatgattttgagatatgacgACTTTACTATAaaataaatgaaactgttccatgaaaatgtgcatatgaaaatcataactggcacgcagatcggtagaaatgggaAGATAACTTGGCACTCGAAATAGAAAAGGTTGCCAACCCCTGGTATACCCTATTACTGGCAACTTCGGGAGCGTAATGGCACAATCtgcgaaggccagcagcagcggcGGGAGGTGGTGGTCAAGGgaacatgtttttttcttctgcttaggctatcttgatctctggctcacTCGTGTCATTtctgtgtcttaattatttaaacacagtgtgcttaaagcatcagacaagctcagtagcctacatatagttgattttattaaaacacatagggtgtgtctatatatggaaaaatacacttcTTAAAATTTCGACCAGtcgattggttgaaagaacagacgactattggtcgaccaagattggttttagtcggggacagccctagcgTCACAGTTAAATAAACAGAAGGACCTTGAGGCCATCCCTTTGAGGTTACCTACCTCATGCATGTAAATAGCATGGAGACTCATCTCGGCCGAGGCAAACTCTGAAAGCATTGTAGTGCTCTTGATCCGAGAGTCACTGGCTGACATGCTGAGAAAATAAAAACGACCTATTATCAGCAAGCCTAAAAAAACATCTAAATACACTGTTATTCATCACTTCATCCACCCACTTTCAACTAACCTCAATATCAATCAATAACACACTTTTGGCATGCAAGTCTCTAATCAATCAACACTTTTGTGTTATGGATGAACCTAAACAACAGTGTGTGTTGTGGAGTATGTTTGCAGAGCGTGGCGTCTGTCTACCTACCTGTCGATGCCGGTGCGGTCGCTGCGGTACATGGTGCTGTCGGGGTGGATGGAGGGCAGGAGAACATGCGAGTGGGATCGGCTTGCGTTGGGGAGCTGGGAGTGGGAGATGGACAGCGAGGACAGGACGCTGGCGGCGGCAGAGGCAGCCGTGCTGGGAGGAACGAAGCAGCGGTCTCGGCCGGATAGGCCTGACGCGGTCAGAACAGGGTGGGCCAGGACACTGGCCAATAGGTTGTCAGGCTGGACAGGAAAACATAACCCAGAGATACAGAGGTCAGTATACAAGCAAACTGACAAATATAACACAACATAATGTAAACCAATACTAAATAAAAATCTTTGAGAAATTACAATCATTGTTGGATGAAACCGTTTGAATGTTAGAGTAGGGGTGCTGTTACAGAGTGTTGAGGCAAATATCTTCCTGTGTACTAACTGTGACTGACTATGAATTGTCTGGCTGGGGATTGGGGAGTGGTTGGCAGTTAGTCACTCACTGCATTGCCGGACTCGTTGGAGAGCAGTGAGGAGCAGAGCGGGGCCTCAGAGAGCAGCAGCTGGGTGGGGGGTCCTCCCTGAGCGTCCTGGTGCACCTTCTCCTTCAGATGGCTGATGAACACTGAGCTCTCCTGGGGGGGCTGCCAGCGGGGGTTCTTGATGGTGAAGTGCATCAGGGACAGTTCAGTTTTGCCGTTCTCAGCCTGCTGGTACACAGACGCCTCTGTCTGGCCCTCTGACATCCACTGTAAAGACAACAGGTTCTACATCACTCACAGGAACTTTGCCCAACAAAAATATGCATTAACGCCATTATGCATAAGTAGTCACTAAtatcaggacaacaacaacacacacatgaACTGAAAACTGATTTGTAATAACATGTACAGTATGATTGATAACTTGGCGATATCTGAAAATTAACAGTATTAGTCTCTCATTTCAACAAGCAAAATAACAAATGCTTTTGTAATAATGACACGATACATCTTTCCTAATACAGTAAATATCCTAAATGACTGAACGGAAAGCAGCAGAGACGACCTGAACTCACCAGTGGGTTTCCGTGGCGACGGATGTCCATCTGTGCGAAGGAGCAGATGTCGCCGACCCCGACCACCTCAACGGTGAAGTTCCTGAAGAAGTCGATGATCTCCAGGGACTTGTTCCtcaggaggaagatgaggatgaAGGGCGTGACAATGGGGCTCAGCAGTTCCTCCAGGATGAACacctaaacagacagacagaacactggTGAGTTATACTAGAAGGGGATTCATATTGGGAAGATATGTTCAGATCTGCacgcttaaagggatacttcgggattttggtaATGATGCCATGTATCTACTTcctcagagtcagatgaactcgtggataccatttttatgtctctgtgtccagcatgaaggaagttggaggtagtttcgcgagccaatgctaactagcaatagtggaatgactggaagtctatgggtatctgctagcatatAACCTGCGACGCCATTCATTGATGTCAATGAGAGAGTTGCAAGAACAGTTAAGCACTCGGATCTCAAGTCTGACTACTTTACATTGTGTCACCCAAATAAATGTTTAAAGTGCCGTAACATCAATTCGTTCCTGTGTGGGAAGTGTCATATTATGGTGAAGTCATATGAATTGGAATGTATATCAATAACTACTTACAATTAAAGCACTTGTTTAGGTATTGAGCAAGTCTTGGGGAGCCCTTACATGTCTGTTACAAGAACATTTTAATCTCAGACCATATGTCATTAAGCCATATATAGTTCAGAAGTTCCTTTCCATCTAAGGCGCAGCCAATAAGCCGTCTCTATTTACTGTCTGGCCCGTCTCACCCACCGCTTTGTACTGAAACAGCTGTGCCACCTCGTCCCGGGTCTCGCTCTTGTTGGCGTTGTTCCTCCAGTGGTCTGGCATGTAGTGGATGTGAGCaagcacacactgcagcagctgCTCCGGGCACCACACCATGTGTTCGTCTGGGATGAATGACCTATGAGGGCATATTCACACATACGTCATCTCTATTTCAcacaacacattagatctggaTCATGGACTGGTATGTCTGTGGGTTTAACATAGGCTGAATTTCTTTATAGAAAGACATTCCTCCCTTCTACCCCCTCGCTCATTCCTTGACGGATCGGTAAGAATTGATGGGGTTAGAATTGGTAGGGTGGCAACAATATCGTGGAAACTAGGTTGAGCTGTTCCATACCAACTCATCTGCAATGGGAAGCGGGAAGGAACGACATCTTTGAATGAAACCCAGCCACAAATCACTACAAGATCATCCTGAGAGGTCACCATTCCCCCTGTGGAAGCCATGTTGTCCCCTCGCTCACCTGGTGATGGTGATGACCACTCCCAGCACGGTGATGGCGGTCAGGATATGCTGCACGGTCAAAACGTCCTCGTCGTACACGGTCAGCGCGATGAGCACGGCCAGCACCGAGCCCGAGAAAAATGCCACGTTCTTGGCCAGCACGGTCAGCAGCGGTGAGGTGAACGAGTTCATATACTTGGAGGTGGGCTTGTAGCCGCGGCCCAGCCTGCCGTGCAGCTCGTGGTCCAGCTCGTTGAAGTGGCGCAGGTAGAGGCGGCCGTACAGGGACCAGCGGCGTGCTCCCAGACTCCCCGGCTCCCTCCTGATGACCTCGGTGTAGCTGAAGAAGGCGTAGAGCACCTGCCACACGAGGATGAAGGGGCAGAGCAGCAGGTTGGCCACGCCCATCAGAAGAATGACCCGGCTCAGTTGCTGGGCCAGCTCCAGGCGGTTCCCTGCACGCTTGTACTTGGGGTGCAGGTTCCATTTGTTCTGGAAAAGCGACCCCGGACCCCAGAAGAGAATCAGCTCAAAGTTGTACTTGAGGCCCTGGGTGAGGAACACCAGATTGCCCAACAGGGGGAGCTGAAGCTGTACAGGTAACAGGGACTTATTGACCATGGCCACCATGTAGTTCTTGAAGCGCAGGATGCGGTGGTAGATGTCCAGCTCAGTTAGCTCCTTCTTGTGGATGCACATCTGCTGCTCCCGCTGCAGGCTGATCAGACGGTCCTGCACCTCCTGCCACGTGAAGTTACACAG from the Coregonus clupeaformis isolate EN_2021a chromosome 14, ASM2061545v1, whole genome shotgun sequence genome contains:
- the LOC121581040 gene encoding autophagy-related protein 9A-like isoform X1, which codes for MANFETYQEYQRIEDIEEDSPHGEEDLLVHVPEGLRDSWHHIKNLDNFFTRIYQFHQKNGFACMMLSEFFELFQLLFVVTFTTFLFNCVEYDILFANRAVNPTGPGQNPLDRNKVSLPDAILPSQQCTERIQENRWIIFLLIMAAIFWVYRMIKVFCNILRYWEIRQFYIKALKIRMDELCNFTWQEVQDRLISLQREQQMCIHKKELTELDIYHRILRFKNYMVAMVNKSLLPVQLQLPLLGNLVFLTQGLKYNFELILFWGPGSLFQNKWNLHPKYKRAGNRLELAQQLSRVILLMGVANLLLCPFILVWQVLYAFFSYTEVIRREPGSLGARRWSLYGRLYLRHFNELDHELHGRLGRGYKPTSKYMNSFTSPLLTVLAKNVAFFSGSVLAVLIALTVYDEDVLTVQHILTAITVLGVVITITRSFIPDEHMVWCPEQLLQCVLAHIHYMPDHWRNNANKSETRDEVAQLFQYKAVFILEELLSPIVTPFILIFLLRNKSLEIIDFFRNFTVEVVGVGDICSFAQMDIRRHGNPLWMSEGQTEASVYQQAENGKTELSLMHFTIKNPRWQPPQESSVFISHLKEKVHQDAQGGPPTQLLLSEAPLCSSLLSNESGNAPDNLLASVLAHPVLTASGLSGRDRCFVPPSTAASAAASVLSSLSISHSQLPNASRSHSHVLLPSIHPDSTMYRSDRTGIDSMSASDSRIKSTTMLSEFASAEMSLHAIYMHEVHQQSSLPHQRTSGQWQNPMPMRDLISNTGLQTHSGHTAVNLSSMPTPLRGWMEEEEEDAEEEEVLNRGSTPKQDSRSSC
- the LOC121581040 gene encoding autophagy-related protein 9A-like isoform X2, giving the protein MMLSEFFELFQLLFVVTFTTFLFNCVEYDILFANRAVNPTGPGQNPLDRNKVSLPDAILPSQQCTERIQENRWIIFLLIMAAIFWVYRMIKVFCNILRYWEIRQFYIKALKIRMDELCNFTWQEVQDRLISLQREQQMCIHKKELTELDIYHRILRFKNYMVAMVNKSLLPVQLQLPLLGNLVFLTQGLKYNFELILFWGPGSLFQNKWNLHPKYKRAGNRLELAQQLSRVILLMGVANLLLCPFILVWQVLYAFFSYTEVIRREPGSLGARRWSLYGRLYLRHFNELDHELHGRLGRGYKPTSKYMNSFTSPLLTVLAKNVAFFSGSVLAVLIALTVYDEDVLTVQHILTAITVLGVVITITRSFIPDEHMVWCPEQLLQCVLAHIHYMPDHWRNNANKSETRDEVAQLFQYKAVFILEELLSPIVTPFILIFLLRNKSLEIIDFFRNFTVEVVGVGDICSFAQMDIRRHGNPLWMSEGQTEASVYQQAENGKTELSLMHFTIKNPRWQPPQESSVFISHLKEKVHQDAQGGPPTQLLLSEAPLCSSLLSNESGNAPDNLLASVLAHPVLTASGLSGRDRCFVPPSTAASAAASVLSSLSISHSQLPNASRSHSHVLLPSIHPDSTMYRSDRTGIDSMSASDSRIKSTTMLSEFASAEMSLHAIYMHEVHQQSSLPHQRTSGQWQNPMPMRDLISNTGLQTHSGHTAVNLSSMPTPLRGWMEEEEEDAEEEEVLNRGSTPKQDSRSSC